In Monodelphis domestica isolate mMonDom1 chromosome 4, mMonDom1.pri, whole genome shotgun sequence, one DNA window encodes the following:
- the RBM7 gene encoding RNA-binding protein 7 isoform X2: MDNLTSGYNASQMIQRSFSSPDNLQRQAVMNNVLWQQQGSFSGKFVPQHLDQPSFTPSGQQHGHSFNLSSSSQWCQDTPVSQRKTRQNSHPYQSDRLYSREQRYGDHGSDHHYRGNRDDSYYEDRIHDGWSHDYDSRRENSRDGKWRPSRH, from the exons ATGGATAACTTGACATCTGGATATAATGCTTCACAAATGATACAGAGGTCTTTCTCATCTCCAGATAATCTTCAAAGACAGGCTGTG ATGAACAATGTTCTGTGGCAGCAGCAGGGATCATTCAGTGGAAAGTTTGTACCTCAGCATTTGGATCAGCCTAGTTTTACACCCTCAGGGCAGCAGCATGGtcattcatttaacctctcttcaAGCTCCCAGTGGTGCCAGGATACACCAGTGTCGCAAAGGAAAACCAGGCAGAATTCCCATCCCTACCAATCAGATAGGCTGTATAGTCGCGAGCAGCGTTATGGGGATCATGGATCTGACCATCATTATAGAGGAAATAGAGATGATTCCTACTATGAAGATAGGATCCATGACGGTTGGAGCCATGACTATGATAGCAGAAGAGAAAACAGTAGGGATGGAAAATGGCGCCCATCCCGGCACTAA
- the RBM7 gene encoding RNA-binding protein 7 isoform X1 produces the protein MVKSDGSSRISRKGKVRLGSMRTRILTYIDVSRRQGAWSLSEREGESRRNSFPGVRSPPGDGEFIPAVGPAAADMGAATAEADRTLFVGNLDCKVTEELLFELFHQAGPVIKVKIPKDKDGKPKQFAFVNFKHEESVPYGMNLLNGIKLFGRPIKIQFRSGSSHASQEVSSSYSQHNLGNASPSSIPQSTSASSRYERNMDNLTSGYNASQMIQRSFSSPDNLQRQAVMNNVLWQQQGSFSGKFVPQHLDQPSFTPSGQQHGHSFNLSSSSQWCQDTPVSQRKTRQNSHPYQSDRLYSREQRYGDHGSDHHYRGNRDDSYYEDRIHDGWSHDYDSRRENSRDGKWRPSRH, from the exons ATGGTTAAAAGTGACGGTTCCTCGAGAATCTCCCGTAAGGGAAAGGTTCGCCTAGGGAGCATGCGCACTCGCATCCTGACGTACATCGATGTCAGTCGGAGACAGGGGGCGTGGTCTTTGTCGGAGCGGGAGGGGGAAAGCCGGAGGAACAGCTTTCCGGGCGTGCGCAGTCCACCCGGCGACGGTGAGTTTATCCCAGCAGTGGGGCCTGCGGCTGCGGACATGGGCGCCGCCACTGCCGAAGCGGATCGGACTCTCTTTGTTGGCAACCTCGATTGTAAAGTGACGGAGGAGCTGCTCTTCGAGCTTTTCCATCAG gCAGGTCCtgtaataaaagttaaaattccAAAGGATAAAGATGGTAAACCAAAGCAGTTTGCGTTTGTGAATTTCAAACATGAAGAATCTGTTCCTTATGGAATGAATCTACTTAATGGAATAAAACTTTTTGGAAGGCCCATCAAAATTCAGTTCAGATCAG GAAGTAGTCATGCTTCTCAGGAGGTTAGTTCATCATATTCCCAGCATAATCTTGGGAATGCAAGTCCATCTAGCATACCACAGTCCACTTCAGCTTCTAGCAG ATATGAAAGGAATATGGATAACTTGACATCTGGATATAATGCTTCACAAATGATACAGAGGTCTTTCTCATCTCCAGATAATCTTCAAAGACAGGCTGTG ATGAACAATGTTCTGTGGCAGCAGCAGGGATCATTCAGTGGAAAGTTTGTACCTCAGCATTTGGATCAGCCTAGTTTTACACCCTCAGGGCAGCAGCATGGtcattcatttaacctctcttcaAGCTCCCAGTGGTGCCAGGATACACCAGTGTCGCAAAGGAAAACCAGGCAGAATTCCCATCCCTACCAATCAGATAGGCTGTATAGTCGCGAGCAGCGTTATGGGGATCATGGATCTGACCATCATTATAGAGGAAATAGAGATGATTCCTACTATGAAGATAGGATCCATGACGGTTGGAGCCATGACTATGATAGCAGAAGAGAAAACAGTAGGGATGGAAAATGGCGCCCATCCCGGCACTAA